The Conger conger chromosome 15, fConCon1.1, whole genome shotgun sequence genome contains a region encoding:
- the LOC133111400 gene encoding kelch-like protein 25 isoform X1: MQTPPHLLTVSACAWVSCFCRLRELGTSEALEAETMSVSVHENRKSRASSGSMNISLFHKPSHPDSVLTHLNTLRKQCMFTDVTLWAGDRPFPCHRAVLAACSRYFEAMFSGGLRESVDSEVNFRDSVHPEVLELLLDFAYSSRLVINEENAESLLEAGDMLQFHDIRDAAAEFLERNLHPSNCLGMMLLSDAHQCKRLYELSWRMCLVHFESVRDTEDFYSLSKDKLLDLILSDELEVEDEQIVFASVVRWVRYDLDGRRGHLPELLQGVRLALLPSACLIESVACEELVMADERSSRIVDEAMQCKKRILQNDGVVTSPCARPRKAGHTLLILGGQTFMCDKIYQVDHKAKEIIPKSDLPSPRKEFSACAIGCKVYVTGGRGSENGVSKDVWVYDTVHEEWSKGAPMLIARFGHGSAELENVLYVVGGHTAIAGVFPASPSVSLKQVERYDPLTNKWTMMAPLRDGVSNAAVVSAKLKLFVFGGSTMHREKASKVQCYDPGENRWAVAAECPQPWRYTAAAVLGSQIFIMGGDTEFTAASAYRFDCEGNQWTRVGDMTSKRMSCHAVASGNKLYVVGGYFGTQRCKTLDCYDPTSDSWSSITTVPYSLIPTAFVSTWKHLPA, translated from the exons ATGCAGacccctccccatctcctcaCTGTCAGTGCCTGCGCCTGGGTCAGCTGTTTCTGTCGGC TTAGAGAACTGGGTACGAGTGAAGCCCTGGAGGCCGAGACCATGTCGGTCAGCGTCCATGAGAACCGCAAGTCGCGCGCCAGCTCGGGGTCGATGAACATCTCGCTGTTCCACAAGCCGTCGCACCCGGACAGCGTGCTGACGCACCTCAACACGCTGCGCAAGCAGTGCATGTTCACCGACGTGACGCTGTGGGCGGGGGACCGGCCCTTCCCCTGCCACCGCGCCGTGCTGGCCGCCTGCAGCCGCTACTTCGAGGCCATGTTCAGCGGCGGCCTGCGCGAGAGCGTGGACAGCGAGGTCAACTTCCGCGACTCGGTGCACCCCGAGgtgctggagctgctgctggaCTTCGCCTACTCCTCCCGCCTCGTCATCAACGAGGAGAACGCCGAGTCGCTGCTGGAGGCCGGCGACATGCTCCAGTTCCACGACATCCGCGACGCGGCCGCCGAGTTCCTGGAGAGGAACCTGCACCCGTCCAACTGCCTGGGCATGATGCTGCTGTCGGACGCGCACCAGTGCAAGCGGCTCTACGAGCTCTCCTGGCGGATGTGCCTGGTGCACTTCGAGTCGGTGAGGGACACCGAGGACTTCTACAGCCTGTCCAAAGACAAGCTCCTGGACCTGATCCTCAGCGACGAGCTGGAGGTGGAGGACGAGCAGATCGTGTTCGCCTCCGTGGTGCGCTGGGTTCGCTACGACCTGGACGGGAGGCGAGGCCACCTGCCCGAGCTCCTGCAGGGGGTGCGGCTGGCCCTGCTGCCCTCGGCCTGCCTCATCGAGTCCGTGGCCTGCGAGGAGCTGGTGATGGCTGACGAGCGCAGCTCGCGGATCGTGGACGAGGCCATGCAGTGCAAGAAGAGGATCCTGCAGAACGACGGCGTGGTGACCAGCCCGTGCGCCCGCCCGCGCAAGGCCGGTCACACCCTCCTCATCCTGGGCGGCCAGACCTTCATGTGCGACAAGATCTACCAGGTGGACCACAAGGCCAAGGAGATCATCCCCAAGTCGGACCTGCCCAGCCCCAGGAAGGAGTTCAGCGCGTGCGCCATCGGGTGCAAGGTCTACGTGACGGGCGGGAGGGGCTCCGAGAACGGGGTGTCCAAGGACGTCTGGGTGTACGACACGGTCCACGAGGAATGGTCCAAGGGCGCGCCCATGCTCATCGCCCGCTTCGGCCACGGTTCGGCCGAGCTGGAGAACGTCCTCTACGTGGTGGGCGGCCACACGGCCATCGCCGGGGTCTTCCCGGCCTCGCCCTCCGTCTCGCTCAAGCAGGTGGAGCGGTACGACCCGCTGACCAACAAGTGGACCATGATGGCCCCGCTGCGGGACGGCGTGAGCAACGCCGCCGTGGTCAGCGCCAAGCTCAAGCTCTTCGTCTTCGGCGGCTCCACCATGCACCGCGAGAAGGCCTCCAAGGTGCAGTGCTACGACCCCGGGGAGAACCGCTGGGCCGTGGCGGCCGAGTGCCCGCAGCCCTGGCGCTACACGGCCGCCGCCGTCCTCGGGAGCCAGATCTTCATCATGGGCGGCGACACCGAGTTCACCGCCGCCTCGGCGTACCGCTTCGACTGCGAGGGCAACCAGTGGACGCGCGTGGGAGACATGACCTCCAAGCGCATGAGCTGCCACGCCGTGGCGTCGGGCAACAAGCTCTACGTGGTGGGCGGCTACTTCGGCACGCAGCGCTGCAAGACGCTCGACTGCTACGACCCCACCTCCGACAGCTGGAGCAGCATCACCACCGTGCCTTACTCCCTCATCCCCACCGCCTTCGTCAGCACCTGGAAGCACCTGCCCGCCTGA
- the LOC133111400 gene encoding kelch-like protein 25 isoform X2, producing the protein MSVSVHENRKSRASSGSMNISLFHKPSHPDSVLTHLNTLRKQCMFTDVTLWAGDRPFPCHRAVLAACSRYFEAMFSGGLRESVDSEVNFRDSVHPEVLELLLDFAYSSRLVINEENAESLLEAGDMLQFHDIRDAAAEFLERNLHPSNCLGMMLLSDAHQCKRLYELSWRMCLVHFESVRDTEDFYSLSKDKLLDLILSDELEVEDEQIVFASVVRWVRYDLDGRRGHLPELLQGVRLALLPSACLIESVACEELVMADERSSRIVDEAMQCKKRILQNDGVVTSPCARPRKAGHTLLILGGQTFMCDKIYQVDHKAKEIIPKSDLPSPRKEFSACAIGCKVYVTGGRGSENGVSKDVWVYDTVHEEWSKGAPMLIARFGHGSAELENVLYVVGGHTAIAGVFPASPSVSLKQVERYDPLTNKWTMMAPLRDGVSNAAVVSAKLKLFVFGGSTMHREKASKVQCYDPGENRWAVAAECPQPWRYTAAAVLGSQIFIMGGDTEFTAASAYRFDCEGNQWTRVGDMTSKRMSCHAVASGNKLYVVGGYFGTQRCKTLDCYDPTSDSWSSITTVPYSLIPTAFVSTWKHLPA; encoded by the coding sequence ATGTCGGTCAGCGTCCATGAGAACCGCAAGTCGCGCGCCAGCTCGGGGTCGATGAACATCTCGCTGTTCCACAAGCCGTCGCACCCGGACAGCGTGCTGACGCACCTCAACACGCTGCGCAAGCAGTGCATGTTCACCGACGTGACGCTGTGGGCGGGGGACCGGCCCTTCCCCTGCCACCGCGCCGTGCTGGCCGCCTGCAGCCGCTACTTCGAGGCCATGTTCAGCGGCGGCCTGCGCGAGAGCGTGGACAGCGAGGTCAACTTCCGCGACTCGGTGCACCCCGAGgtgctggagctgctgctggaCTTCGCCTACTCCTCCCGCCTCGTCATCAACGAGGAGAACGCCGAGTCGCTGCTGGAGGCCGGCGACATGCTCCAGTTCCACGACATCCGCGACGCGGCCGCCGAGTTCCTGGAGAGGAACCTGCACCCGTCCAACTGCCTGGGCATGATGCTGCTGTCGGACGCGCACCAGTGCAAGCGGCTCTACGAGCTCTCCTGGCGGATGTGCCTGGTGCACTTCGAGTCGGTGAGGGACACCGAGGACTTCTACAGCCTGTCCAAAGACAAGCTCCTGGACCTGATCCTCAGCGACGAGCTGGAGGTGGAGGACGAGCAGATCGTGTTCGCCTCCGTGGTGCGCTGGGTTCGCTACGACCTGGACGGGAGGCGAGGCCACCTGCCCGAGCTCCTGCAGGGGGTGCGGCTGGCCCTGCTGCCCTCGGCCTGCCTCATCGAGTCCGTGGCCTGCGAGGAGCTGGTGATGGCTGACGAGCGCAGCTCGCGGATCGTGGACGAGGCCATGCAGTGCAAGAAGAGGATCCTGCAGAACGACGGCGTGGTGACCAGCCCGTGCGCCCGCCCGCGCAAGGCCGGTCACACCCTCCTCATCCTGGGCGGCCAGACCTTCATGTGCGACAAGATCTACCAGGTGGACCACAAGGCCAAGGAGATCATCCCCAAGTCGGACCTGCCCAGCCCCAGGAAGGAGTTCAGCGCGTGCGCCATCGGGTGCAAGGTCTACGTGACGGGCGGGAGGGGCTCCGAGAACGGGGTGTCCAAGGACGTCTGGGTGTACGACACGGTCCACGAGGAATGGTCCAAGGGCGCGCCCATGCTCATCGCCCGCTTCGGCCACGGTTCGGCCGAGCTGGAGAACGTCCTCTACGTGGTGGGCGGCCACACGGCCATCGCCGGGGTCTTCCCGGCCTCGCCCTCCGTCTCGCTCAAGCAGGTGGAGCGGTACGACCCGCTGACCAACAAGTGGACCATGATGGCCCCGCTGCGGGACGGCGTGAGCAACGCCGCCGTGGTCAGCGCCAAGCTCAAGCTCTTCGTCTTCGGCGGCTCCACCATGCACCGCGAGAAGGCCTCCAAGGTGCAGTGCTACGACCCCGGGGAGAACCGCTGGGCCGTGGCGGCCGAGTGCCCGCAGCCCTGGCGCTACACGGCCGCCGCCGTCCTCGGGAGCCAGATCTTCATCATGGGCGGCGACACCGAGTTCACCGCCGCCTCGGCGTACCGCTTCGACTGCGAGGGCAACCAGTGGACGCGCGTGGGAGACATGACCTCCAAGCGCATGAGCTGCCACGCCGTGGCGTCGGGCAACAAGCTCTACGTGGTGGGCGGCTACTTCGGCACGCAGCGCTGCAAGACGCTCGACTGCTACGACCCCACCTCCGACAGCTGGAGCAGCATCACCACCGTGCCTTACTCCCTCATCCCCACCGCCTTCGTCAGCACCTGGAAGCACCTGCCCGCCTGA